From the Polyangiaceae bacterium genome, one window contains:
- a CDS encoding DUF1501 domain-containing protein, with translation MSQFRLSRRSLLFAAGLAPAVLCVPSIALAADARPPTLVCVFLRGGLDGLSAVVPFADDDYRRARKSVAIAAPDARKDAAVALNDRFALHPALSPLVDAWKARHLAVVHAVGSPHPTRSHFEAQDHFEWGALTATDGHGWLARAATKLSDASSLSRIALSRATPLSFRGDPSVVSAPGLEQVGLQAPPRLRDRLESAFGRVYSSATTPAARAGRDALKVARQLRELPSFESAAKYPQGAKGLADVARLIRADVGLRLAWVDSTGWDTHTGQSARLNRNLDALGRALSAFRDDLGDHLQHTIVLVMTEFGRTVKENGTGGTDHGHGSVMLAMGGTVDGGKVHGNWPGLSSEALYEGRDLAVTTDYRDVFHEVLSRHMRVDGSAALGGYAPARAVGVVRG, from the coding sequence ATGAGCCAATTCCGACTCTCTCGACGTTCGTTGCTCTTCGCCGCCGGCCTCGCCCCCGCCGTGCTGTGCGTGCCCTCGATCGCCCTCGCCGCCGACGCGCGGCCCCCGACGCTGGTCTGCGTGTTCCTCCGCGGCGGCCTCGACGGTCTATCCGCCGTGGTCCCCTTCGCCGACGACGACTACCGACGCGCGCGCAAGAGCGTCGCCATCGCCGCCCCCGACGCGCGCAAAGACGCAGCCGTCGCCCTGAACGACCGCTTCGCCCTGCATCCCGCCCTGTCGCCCTTGGTGGATGCCTGGAAAGCCAGGCACCTGGCCGTCGTGCACGCCGTCGGCTCCCCCCACCCGACCCGCTCACACTTCGAAGCCCAAGATCACTTCGAGTGGGGCGCCCTGACTGCAACCGACGGCCACGGCTGGCTCGCGCGCGCCGCGACGAAGCTCTCCGACGCATCGTCCTTGTCACGCATCGCGCTTTCCCGCGCAACGCCGCTGTCGTTTCGCGGTGACCCCTCCGTGGTCTCCGCGCCGGGCTTGGAACAAGTGGGCCTGCAAGCACCGCCACGCCTCCGCGACCGACTCGAGAGCGCCTTCGGCCGCGTCTACTCCAGCGCCACCACCCCCGCCGCGCGCGCAGGCCGCGACGCCCTGAAGGTAGCGCGCCAACTGCGCGAGCTTCCCAGCTTCGAGAGCGCAGCCAAGTATCCCCAAGGCGCCAAAGGCCTCGCCGACGTCGCGCGCCTCATTCGCGCCGACGTGGGCTTGCGCCTCGCCTGGGTCGACAGCACCGGCTGGGACACGCACACCGGTCAAAGCGCGCGCCTCAACCGTAACCTCGACGCCCTCGGCCGCGCCCTCTCCGCCTTCCGCGACGACTTGGGTGATCACTTACAGCACACGATCGTGTTGGTCATGACGGAGTTCGGGCGCACCGTGAAGGAGAACGGCACGGGGGGAACCGACCACGGGCACGGGAGCGTGATGCTCGCAATGGGGGGCACCGTGGACGGCGGCAAAGTGCACGGCAATTGGCCGGGCCTGTCGTCAGAGGCGTTGTACGAAGGGCGCGACTTGGCCGTGACGACGGACTATCGCGACGTGTTTCACGAAGTGCTGAGCCGGCATATGCGCGTCGATGGAAGCGCGGCGCTGGGAGGATACGCGCCAGCGCGTGCGGTGGGGGTGGTGCGGGGGTAG